The following is a genomic window from Thalassophryne amazonica chromosome 14, fThaAma1.1, whole genome shotgun sequence.
atctatctatctatctatctatctatatatatactttGTGTTGGTATGTGTCATTATATCTGAAAGTACACTCATCATCCTATTTATTCAATGCATGGAATCTCAAGTCAAACTTGCTAAAAATAACTATGCATCACACAGGTCAATTCACACATTTGCACAGGGCAACCTATTCAGCTTTATCCACCAGTGCTGAAAGTGCTTTCTCCAATAGCAGAAAAGCCTTTCTAAAAGACTGTGAAGTACCCAGTCATTGGAAATGTGGCCATAACCACAGCATTCTTTAGGGTTCAATGGTAAGTTGCTGAATAAGGGATTCGCTCCCAGGGGCCATTGATTCTTTAGGTTTGGTCAGGTATAAAAGGGAAGGGTTGACCAGGTAGAATGCAGTACAGCAGTACGAGAGGATTGAAAACATCACCAGCCAACATGAGCACCACTGACATGAGCATGAGAGGAAAGGTAATATTATGACTGCAGAGATTTGTTTTCCCTAATTAGCAATTTTTATCCGATTCCAGCATGAGGCTGCCTCACTGAAGTTCTTCCATCTCTCCAGATCATCTTCTATGAGGACAGGAACTTCCAGGGTCGTTCCTATGAGTGCATGAGTgactgctctgacatgtactcctACCTGAGCAGGTGTCACTCCTGCAGGGTGGAGAGCGGCTGCTTCATGGTCTATGACCGCCCCAACTACATGGGCAACCAGTATTTCATGAGAAGGGGCGAGTACGCTGATTACATGAGCATGATGGGAATGAGGGACTGCATCAGGTCCTGCCGCATGATCCCCTGGGTAACCTTTAATACAGCTCTACTTGTAGTGCCCATGGTACATTAGCTTCTTACATTACAAAATACTTCAAATAATCTGTATTTAATTTTACAGTACAGGGGATCCTACAGGATGAGGATCTATGAGAGGGAGAACTTCGGTGG
Proteins encoded in this region:
- the LOC117524263 gene encoding gamma-crystallin M3-like, which encodes MASSVDQFALQTGGGRVLPSLQIIFYEDRNFQGRSYECMSDCSDMYSYLSRCHSCRVESGCFMVYDRPNYMGNQYFMRRGEYADYMSMMGMRDCIRSCRMIPWYRGSYRMRIYERENFGGQMYEVMDDCNSFMDRYRMNDCMSCHVMDGHWLMYEQPHYRGRMMYFWPGEYRSFRDMGWSGMRFMSMKRIMDSYY